One Helicoverpa zea isolate HzStark_Cry1AcR chromosome 20, ilHelZeax1.1, whole genome shotgun sequence genomic region harbors:
- the LOC124640131 gene encoding N-alpha-acetyltransferase 80: protein MKMETQNLQVVRLHENPHYLKACCELINDEWPRSETARMMSLQASCNHLPTSLILIDDMKRLLGHCKLTAIPSIPESCFIETVVISKSMRGKKLGSYLMRQVEEYCKNILKLKMLHLSTKGQENFYAKLGYENCAPVSIYGVRSFNSVPTISDKIPNQVPVINNIVEGAPPPPPPPMPKPETMVKNTLKSTKTFMFKYL, encoded by the coding sequence ATGAAGATGGAAACGCAGAATCTTCAAGTAGTACGCTTACACGAAAACCCCCATTATTTAAAAGCATGCTGTGAATTAATCAACGATGAGTGGCCACGCAGCGAGACCGCCCGGATGATGTCACTTCAAGCCTCCTGTAACCACCTGCCAACAAGTTTAATTCTCATCGATGATATGAAACGCCTTCTTGGGCATTGTAAATTAACTGCTATACCTAGCATACCAGAAAGTTGTTTTATAGAAACTGTAGTTATCAGTAAATCTATGCGAGGAAAAAAGCTAGGTAGCTATTTGATGAGACAAGTTGAAGAAtactgcaaaaatatattaaaattaaagatgCTACATTTATCCACCAAAGGACAGGAAAACTTCTACGCGAAATTAGGGTATGAAAATTGTGCCCCAGTGTCCATTTATGGTGTCCGTAGTTTTAATAGTGTACCTACAATTAGTGATAAGATTCCAAATCAAGTGccagtaattaataatattgtagaaGGAGCACCACCTCCCCCGCCCCCACCGATGCCAAAACCTGAGACTATGGTAAAGAACACGTTAAAATCGACTAAGACTTTTATGTtcaagtatttgtaa